The Caenorhabditis elegans chromosome II genome has a segment encoding these proteins:
- the mfsd-13.2 gene encoding Transmembrane protein 180 (Confirmed by transcript evidence) yields MVSFTFLLSYSALLIGLISFAADSINYVFTSKYIQVFFDEFHLPPSYLKVVQILFLVWNAVNDPMMGYMQDLGFCGMKWIMDRRKVVLYAGPVFAASFLLFWFPWSTSIGWVTALHLLVSLFIYDTLLTLVLSAYCGLCVENSRSHEDRVRVIVYGEIFTIVAGLLIYPLETMPHTNEHYWLFQLCCVVIACISAALMAFSGYHLKVERPINEDHQLEKFQEGEVVKETKQDGWKNALTVSLQIAKEPRFICLVGAQFFRILRFIANENFLIVFTEGLLVNNGFFEKNSGSLGLFYVLARSSGSILFLLLWVPTNRFGTQAVIQSLNILSIFNVIFILYAGVNNITAIAIFIILENAISRCGWQGFYIVVAGEVVDTDMKTNNRKTPFSTIIFTLKALFNKPADQLAPVFVLSLFLERGGYPQLTVPCQQFYEDNYSNSTMFNSTSMESTTLSGYPTVAECTNYSQWMFLALAIFPAICAIGESMFVAFDQYWRRHIKGKTGHLGDD; encoded by the exons ATGGTCTCATTTACTTTTCTTCTTAGTTATTCTGCTCTTTTGATCGGACTTATTTCATTTGCTGCTGATTCAATTAACTATGTATTCACATCCAAATATATCCAG gtatttttcgatgaattcCATCTACCACCGTCGTATCTCAAAGTTGTGCAAATTCTGTTTCTGGTATGGAATGCTGTAAATGATCCAATGATGGGCTATATGCAG GATTTGGGATTTTGTGGCATGAAATGGATTATGGATCGAAGGAAGGTTGTCCTCTACGCGGGACCCGTTTTTGCAGCTTcttttctgcttttttggTTTCCATGGTCAAC ATCAATTGGATGGGTAACAGCTCTTCACCTTCTTGTTTCTCTATTCATTTATGATACTCTACTCACTTTGGTTCTATCTGCATATTGTGGATTATGTGTCGAGAATTCAAGAAGTCATGAAGATCGAGTACGAGTTATTGTATACGGGGAAATCTTTACAATTGTCGCCGGACTTCTCATTTATCCATTGGAAACTATGCCACATACAAATGAACATTATTGGCTTTTCCAGCTATGTTGTGTTGTTATTGCGTGTATTTCAGCTGCATTAATGGCTTTCTCTGGATAtcatttgaaagttgaaagaCCAATTAACGAAGATCATcaattggaaaagtttcaaGAG GGTGAAGTAGtgaaagaaacaaaacaaGATGGATGGAAGAACGCCCTGACAGTTTCTTTGCAAATTGCAAAAGAACCAAGATTCATTTGCCTTGTTGGAGCTCAATTCTTTAGAATTCTCCGATTTATTgcaaatgaaaactttttgattgtaTTCACAGAGGGACTTCTTGTAAATAATGGTTTCTTTGAGAAAAACTCAGGATCACTTGGATTATTTTACGTTCTTGCACGATCCAGTGGAAGT ATATTATTCCTGCTTCTCTGGGTTCCAACAAATCGATTTGGAACTCAAGCAGTTATTCAATCTCTCAATATTTTATCtattttcaatgttatttttattctctACGCCGGTGTGAATAATATCACagcaattgcaatttttattattttggaaaa cgcaATTTCTCGTTGTGGGTGGCAAGGATTCTACATAGTTGTTGCTGGAGAAGTTGTTGATACTGatatgaaaacaaataatagaaa AACACCATTCTCAACAAtcattttcactttgaaaGCTCTTTTCAACAAACCAGCTGATCAACTAGCGCCTGTTTTCGTTCTCTCATTATTTTTAGAACGAGGTGGATACCCACAATTAACTGTTCCCTGCCAACAATTTTATGAAgataattattcaaattcaacaatGTTCAATTCTACATCTATGGAAAGCACCACGTTGTCTGG ATATCCGACAGTAGCAGAATGCACTAATTATT
- the mfsd-13.2 gene encoding Transmembrane protein 180 (Confirmed by transcript evidence), producing MGLLHMPTLNLVLTVVGAGFILSIQSLYYIKVFFDEFHLPPSYLKVVQILFLVWNAVNDPMMGYMQDLGFCGMKWIMDRRKVVLYAGPVFAASFLLFWFPWSTSIGWVTALHLLVSLFIYDTLLTLVLSAYCGLCVENSRSHEDRVRVIVYGEIFTIVAGLLIYPLETMPHTNEHYWLFQLCCVVIACISAALMAFSGYHLKVERPINEDHQLEKFQEGEVVKETKQDGWKNALTVSLQIAKEPRFICLVGAQFFRILRFIANENFLIVFTEGLLVNNGFFEKNSGSLGLFYVLARSSGSILFLLLWVPTNRFGTQAVIQSLNILSIFNVIFILYAGVNNITAIAIFIILENAISRCGWQGFYIVVAGEVVDTDMKTNNRKTPFSTIIFTLKALFNKPADQLAPVFVLSLFLERGGYPQLTVPCQQFYEDNYSNSTMFNSTSMESTTLSGYPTVAECTNYSQWMFLALAIFPAICAIGESMFVAFDQYWRRHIKGKTGHLGDD from the exons ATGGGTCTTCTCCATATGCCAACATTAAACCTTGTTCTAACTGTCGTTGGTGCTGGATTCATATTGTCAATTCAAAGTTTATATTACATAAAG gtatttttcgatgaattcCATCTACCACCGTCGTATCTCAAAGTTGTGCAAATTCTGTTTCTGGTATGGAATGCTGTAAATGATCCAATGATGGGCTATATGCAG GATTTGGGATTTTGTGGCATGAAATGGATTATGGATCGAAGGAAGGTTGTCCTCTACGCGGGACCCGTTTTTGCAGCTTcttttctgcttttttggTTTCCATGGTCAAC ATCAATTGGATGGGTAACAGCTCTTCACCTTCTTGTTTCTCTATTCATTTATGATACTCTACTCACTTTGGTTCTATCTGCATATTGTGGATTATGTGTCGAGAATTCAAGAAGTCATGAAGATCGAGTACGAGTTATTGTATACGGGGAAATCTTTACAATTGTCGCCGGACTTCTCATTTATCCATTGGAAACTATGCCACATACAAATGAACATTATTGGCTTTTCCAGCTATGTTGTGTTGTTATTGCGTGTATTTCAGCTGCATTAATGGCTTTCTCTGGATAtcatttgaaagttgaaagaCCAATTAACGAAGATCATcaattggaaaagtttcaaGAG GGTGAAGTAGtgaaagaaacaaaacaaGATGGATGGAAGAACGCCCTGACAGTTTCTTTGCAAATTGCAAAAGAACCAAGATTCATTTGCCTTGTTGGAGCTCAATTCTTTAGAATTCTCCGATTTATTgcaaatgaaaactttttgattgtaTTCACAGAGGGACTTCTTGTAAATAATGGTTTCTTTGAGAAAAACTCAGGATCACTTGGATTATTTTACGTTCTTGCACGATCCAGTGGAAGT ATATTATTCCTGCTTCTCTGGGTTCCAACAAATCGATTTGGAACTCAAGCAGTTATTCAATCTCTCAATATTTTATCtattttcaatgttatttttattctctACGCCGGTGTGAATAATATCACagcaattgcaatttttattattttggaaaa cgcaATTTCTCGTTGTGGGTGGCAAGGATTCTACATAGTTGTTGCTGGAGAAGTTGTTGATACTGatatgaaaacaaataatagaaa AACACCATTCTCAACAAtcattttcactttgaaaGCTCTTTTCAACAAACCAGCTGATCAACTAGCGCCTGTTTTCGTTCTCTCATTATTTTTAGAACGAGGTGGATACCCACAATTAACTGTTCCCTGCCAACAATTTTATGAAgataattattcaaattcaacaatGTTCAATTCTACATCTATGGAAAGCACCACGTTGTCTGG ATATCCGACAGTAGCAGAATGCACTAATTATT
- the col-36 gene encoding Cuticle collagen 36 (Confirmed by transcript evidence), translating into MKIDKEDDQQQQMRRVAFFAVAVSTAAVISSIVTLPMIYSYVQSFQSHLIMETEFCKTRARDMWVEMQVLHKSGVTRSRRDAGYKEGSGSGGSGSGGYGGPTGAGADIGPTCCPCQQGPAGPPGPAGDTGPNGNDGHHGAPGVPGKEGSILSSALPPSEPCIICPPGPQGAVGQQGPKGPPGPKGKSQERAADGKNGEPGMIGPPGPPGGVGEPGPPGPAGQPGRVIQVNGAAGPAGPRGVKGPPGPKGLPGIAGLTEIGGQGPPGDAGGPGPVGGQGPPGPQGPQGPPGDEGSCDHCPEPRTPPGY; encoded by the exons ATGAAGATTGACAAAGAAGACGATCAGCAGCAACAGATGCGCAGAGTCGCATTCTTTGCGGTTGCTGTCTCAACTGCAGCCGTCATTTCAAG catcgTGACTCTCCCAATGATCTACTCTTACGTTCAATCTTTCCAATCCCATTTGATCATGGAAACCGAGTTCTGTAAAACTCGTGCTCGTGATATGTGGGTTGAGATGCAAGTTCTCCACAAGTCAGGTGTCACCCGTAGCCGCAGAGATGCTGGATACAAGGAGGGATCTGGCAGTGGTGGATCTGGAAGTGGTGGATATGGAGGACCAACTGGAGCTGGAGCCGATATTGGACCAACTTGCTGCCCATGTCAACAgggaccagctggaccaccgGGACCAGCAGGAGATACTGGACCAAACGGAAATGATGGACATCACGGAGCTCCAGGAGTTCCAGGAAAGGAAGGATCCATTCTCAGCTCTGCACTTCCACCATCAGAGCCATGCATCATCTGCCCACCAGGCCCACAAGGAGCCGTTGGACAACAAGGACCAAagggaccaccaggaccaaaGGGTAAATCTCAAGAGAGAGCTGCCGACGGAAAGAACGGAGAACCTGGAATGATTGGACccccaggaccaccaggaggtGTTGGAGagccaggaccaccaggaccagctggacaACCAGGAAGAGTTATTCAAGTAAACGGAGCTGCTGGACCAGCAGGACCACGTGGAGTCAAGGGGCCACCAGGACCAAAGGGACTTCCAGGAATTGCTGGGCTTACCGAAATCGGAGGacaaggaccaccaggagatGCTGGAGGCCCAGGACCAGTTGGAGGacaaggaccaccaggaccacaaggaccacaaggaccaccaggagatGAAGGATCTTGCGATCACTGCCCAGAGCCACGTACCCCACCAGGCTATTAG
- the dyf-13 gene encoding Intraflagellar transport protein 56 homolog (Confirmed by transcript evidence) — translation MLNLFRNRKRNGAGPTIKKAQKMPELDDFLSNQDYEGAISLLNHKLKAGNLDREEEDSLQLWLAHCYYRLRNYEEAANVYTFLMNKDDAPAELGVYLACCKFYLKQYIEAKSIAEKCPKTPLCIRLMMNVSLRLNDEKRILTFHSSLGDTLEDRLSLAGVNYSRMHYQDAIEVYTSVLQTSPNLIGLNVNMALCYAKMDYPHVAYNLIKNYLRNFPNSPFAKNLLLSVLYRTITSKTTVDEKSELARNIDQEGLTMVSDMEALLKQKLYPEIEYICKHNLVLFKNCETALQVLPSLMKHIPEARVNLILYHLNKNNVKDAISLCKDFDPVTPYEFLVKALTFLRHGQETNSREHLKIAENFFQMVGESGLVQDTIAGRQSSAAYLFLSFKFDDVITYLKSIEAYFTNNDDFLLNLAQAYLMYKNYVAAEKLFIRVSGPERDKILYKSMLARCYVRNKKPQSAWDMMLKTNNPSDRMSLLKVIAQDCYIANEFYYASKAFHEIEISDPTTENWSGKRGACAGLFRQLANHKTDPILISQMREVVHLVAMKPHSNCEFLLKVVRNWAETHNVNIIN, via the exons ATG ttgaacTTGTTTCGAAATCGAAAGAGAAATGGCGCTGGTCCAACAATCAAAAAGGCACAAAAAATGCCAGAATTGGATGATTTTTTGTCCAATCAAGACTACGAAGGAGCAATTTCTCTTTTAAAC caTAAACTGAAAGCAGGAAATTTGGATCGAGAAGAGGAAGATTCACTCCAATTATGGCTTGCTCATTGCTATTACAGATTGAGAAATTATGAAGAAGCAGCTAATGTTTACACTTTTTTGATGAACAA agacGATGCTCCTGCAGAGCTTGGAGTGTATCTTGCATGTTGTAAATTCTATCTGAAACAATATATCGAGGCAAAATCAATTGCGGAAAAGTGTCCAAAAACTCCACTGTGCATTCGATTAATGATGAATGTGTCACTTCGACTGAACGATGAGAAACGAATTTTGACTTTTCATTCCAGTTTGGGA GACACATTGGAAGACAGGCTATCTCTTGCTGGAGTTAACTATTCCAGAATGCATTATCAAGATGCAATTGAGGTTTATACCAGTGTTCTTCAAACTAGTCC AAACCTGATTGGACTAAATGTGAATATGGCTCTGTGCTACGCAAAAATGGATTATCCCCACGTGGCTTATAATCTTATCAAGAACTATTTGAGAAACTTTCCAAACAGTccttttgccaaaaacttacTTCTATCTGTCCTCTACCGTACTATCACATCAAAAACTACGGTAGATGAAAAGTCAGAGTTGGCAAGAAATATAGATCAAGAGGGTTTAACAATGGTTTCTGATATGGAAGCATTGCTCAAACAAAAGTTGTATCCTGAAATTGAATACATATGCAAACACAATttagttttattcaaaaactgtgAAACTGCACTTCAAGTTCTTCCGTCTCTAATGAAACATATTCCGGAAGCAAGAGTCAATTTGATTCTATATCATCTCAATAAAa ATAATGTCAAAGATGCAATAAGTTTGTGCAAGGACTTCGATCCAGTAACACCTTATGAGTTTCTTGTAAAAGCATTGACATTCTTGAGACACGGCCAGGAAACTAACTCG agagAACACCTGaagattgctgaaaatttctttcaaatggTTGGCGAGTCCGGACTTGTTCAAG atacAATTGCTGGTAGACAATCATCCGCAGCTTATCTTTTCTTGTCGTTCAAATTTGATGACGTCATAActtatttaaaatcaattgaaGCATATTTCACAAACAACGACGATTTTCTCTTGAACCTCGCACAAGCATATTTGATGTACAAAAACTATGTAGCTGCTGAGAAACTGTTCATTCGAGTTTCAGGTCCTGAAAGAGATAAAATTCTCTACAAATCAATGTTAGCAAGATGCT ATGTCAGAAACAAGAAACCTCAAAGCGCTTGGGATATGATGCTGAAAACCAATAATCCATCGGATCGAATGAGTCTTCTCAAAGTTATAGCACAAGATTGTTATATT gcaaatgaATTTTATTACGCATCGAAAGCGTTTCACGAGATTGAGATAAGTGATCCTACAACTGAGAACTGGTCTGGGAAACGAGGAGCTTGTGCTGGGTTATTCAGACAACTGGCCAATCACAAAACTGATCC aattctgATAAGCCAGATGCGAGAAGTAGTTCATTTGGTTGCAATGAAGCCGCATTCAAATTGTGAATTCCTATTGAAAGTTGTCCGCAATTGGGCCGAAACGCATAACGTTAATATCATCAATTAA
- the dyf-13 gene encoding Intraflagellar transport protein 56 homolog (Confirmed by transcript evidence) yields the protein MPELDDFLSNQDYEGAISLLNHKLKAGNLDREEEDSLQLWLAHCYYRLRNYEEAANVYTFLMNKDDAPAELGVYLACCKFYLKQYIEAKSIAEKCPKTPLCIRLMMNVSLRLNDEKRILTFHSSLGDTLEDRLSLAGVNYSRMHYQDAIEVYTSVLQTSPNLIGLNVNMALCYAKMDYPHVAYNLIKNYLRNFPNSPFAKNLLLSVLYRTITSKTTVDEKSELARNIDQEGLTMVSDMEALLKQKLYPEIEYICKHNLVLFKNCETALQVLPSLMKHIPEARVNLILYHLNKNNVKDAISLCKDFDPVTPYEFLVKALTFLRHGQETNSREHLKIAENFFQMVGESGLVQDTIAGRQSSAAYLFLSFKFDDVITYLKSIEAYFTNNDDFLLNLAQAYLMYKNYVAAEKLFIRVSGPERDKILYKSMLARCYVRNKKPQSAWDMMLKTNNPSDRMSLLKVIAQDCYIANEFYYASKAFHEIEISDPTTENWSGKRGACAGLFRQLANHKTDPILISQMREVVHLVAMKPHSNCEFLLKVVRNWAETHNVNIIN from the exons ATGCCAGAATTGGATGATTTTTTGTCCAATCAAGACTACGAAGGAGCAATTTCTCTTTTAAAC caTAAACTGAAAGCAGGAAATTTGGATCGAGAAGAGGAAGATTCACTCCAATTATGGCTTGCTCATTGCTATTACAGATTGAGAAATTATGAAGAAGCAGCTAATGTTTACACTTTTTTGATGAACAA agacGATGCTCCTGCAGAGCTTGGAGTGTATCTTGCATGTTGTAAATTCTATCTGAAACAATATATCGAGGCAAAATCAATTGCGGAAAAGTGTCCAAAAACTCCACTGTGCATTCGATTAATGATGAATGTGTCACTTCGACTGAACGATGAGAAACGAATTTTGACTTTTCATTCCAGTTTGGGA GACACATTGGAAGACAGGCTATCTCTTGCTGGAGTTAACTATTCCAGAATGCATTATCAAGATGCAATTGAGGTTTATACCAGTGTTCTTCAAACTAGTCC AAACCTGATTGGACTAAATGTGAATATGGCTCTGTGCTACGCAAAAATGGATTATCCCCACGTGGCTTATAATCTTATCAAGAACTATTTGAGAAACTTTCCAAACAGTccttttgccaaaaacttacTTCTATCTGTCCTCTACCGTACTATCACATCAAAAACTACGGTAGATGAAAAGTCAGAGTTGGCAAGAAATATAGATCAAGAGGGTTTAACAATGGTTTCTGATATGGAAGCATTGCTCAAACAAAAGTTGTATCCTGAAATTGAATACATATGCAAACACAATttagttttattcaaaaactgtgAAACTGCACTTCAAGTTCTTCCGTCTCTAATGAAACATATTCCGGAAGCAAGAGTCAATTTGATTCTATATCATCTCAATAAAa ATAATGTCAAAGATGCAATAAGTTTGTGCAAGGACTTCGATCCAGTAACACCTTATGAGTTTCTTGTAAAAGCATTGACATTCTTGAGACACGGCCAGGAAACTAACTCG agagAACACCTGaagattgctgaaaatttctttcaaatggTTGGCGAGTCCGGACTTGTTCAAG atacAATTGCTGGTAGACAATCATCCGCAGCTTATCTTTTCTTGTCGTTCAAATTTGATGACGTCATAActtatttaaaatcaattgaaGCATATTTCACAAACAACGACGATTTTCTCTTGAACCTCGCACAAGCATATTTGATGTACAAAAACTATGTAGCTGCTGAGAAACTGTTCATTCGAGTTTCAGGTCCTGAAAGAGATAAAATTCTCTACAAATCAATGTTAGCAAGATGCT ATGTCAGAAACAAGAAACCTCAAAGCGCTTGGGATATGATGCTGAAAACCAATAATCCATCGGATCGAATGAGTCTTCTCAAAGTTATAGCACAAGATTGTTATATT gcaaatgaATTTTATTACGCATCGAAAGCGTTTCACGAGATTGAGATAAGTGATCCTACAACTGAGAACTGGTCTGGGAAACGAGGAGCTTGTGCTGGGTTATTCAGACAACTGGCCAATCACAAAACTGATCC aattctgATAAGCCAGATGCGAGAAGTAGTTCATTTGGTTGCAATGAAGCCGCATTCAAATTGTGAATTCCTATTGAAAGTTGTCCGCAATTGGGCCGAAACGCATAACGTTAATATCATCAATTAA